The Veillonellales bacterium genome includes the window CATAATATATGCCCGGTCACCGCTATCAACGGATTGCTCGGCAGGGCCGCGAACTGCCACCGCCTGAGGCCCTTAAAACGAAACGCCAAAACAATACACAGAAGACAAACCAATAAGAACTGAAGATAGCCGATAATGGTGATTCCCCAGTAGATCGGCCCGCGGATGATGCCGAAAGTCGTCCCGTCCCAGACCACCCCCCGCCAGTATCCCCCGTGCCAGCCGGTAGTTAAGAGCGCCAGCATGCCAAAAGCAGACGCCGCAACCAATATCCCCACGGCGATTTTCGTAGCCCGGGTGTTTTCCCCGGCGAGATTCACAACAAACAAAAGAAAAATCGGAATGAAAGCCAAAGCGCTCAATTGTTGTATTCTAACCCAAAAAATCTTATCCTCCGGCGCAAGGCTGACAGTAACCATGACTAAAGATAACAGGAATACCGCCCTGAGGGACAGTCCAAAAATCCAATACCGCGCCGCCATCATCCTCCGGTACTGCCAGGCATACCCTGCTATAGCCGCCAGTGCTGCTGCCGCCAGTAAATAAACCCATATCTCTTTAATTGGGTAATAAATCATGATCTGCAGCGACGATTCATTCATCAGCAAAAGCCTTTCTTCCATCAAGATGATGGGGGAAATTCCCATGACTATCTTCATTGACTTCGATTAATTATGTGTTTATTATTCGACAGTTACCAACTATCCCCTTCCACCTTTCCTTTTCGTTTCCTTCTTCGGCCGATGAATGCAGCAAGCATGTTAAGGCATTCAACATAAGCGAAGCAACGATTGCGGCTTGCATTTTGTGCTTATCTCAATGTCCCGATTTTTATCAAATTATTTACCGCTTTAGAAACCGTATATTTCGTCTATAGAAAATAACAAAAAAAGATATGTTTCCCCTATCACTCCGGTTTATTTGAGGAAACATATCTTCTTCTTCCTGTCAACACATCATATCATGGTGCATTCACTGGTTCCATACACTATCTTTCGGTTGCTTTCCTTTGCGGGAGTTTAATCGTTTTTTTCTAGGCATTCTTCAATATTTCTAAGCAAATCAGGACAAAAATGAGATGCTGCCTGGGTAAATAGCTTTAAATGATATTCTTCATCCTTAATAATACGCTCCAGCAATCCCTTAATATGAATGTCCTCAATGAGAAAATGATGCTTCCGATATTGTTTAATTGCCTGTTTTTCCGCTGCAATATCAGATGCTAACCGGTCGCAAATATCTGCTCCATAGAATACATACGATGCATCCCAAAATATTGGGCAATTATTTGTAATAGTTCGATACTTAGGGTCAACTCCCAAAAGAAGAATGCTCTCAGCAAGAAGCTCGAGATGGTGCATTTCTATGATCGCGATACATTCTTCTAATTCAGCCAAATCTTCATATTGATCATCAAACATAAAGTGGTGATGCATGTACTGATTGATTGCTGTCAGTTCGCTTACATTGCCTGCGTAATCCTCAAGGAGCAGCGTAGCATAAAAAAAATTTGGCTGGATCACTTTAGGTTCAGGATAATGGTCAGGAAGGGCACACCAACTTTTTGTATGTTTCTCAGCCTGAGATTCATCAGTTTTTTTCGCCATTTCAGAACCCCCTGTAATTAACTCTTAAGTATTATTATTTCCTTTAAGTGTCTATTATTACAGTAATTTCTTGAGAAACATTCCAGTCAAACCCCATGGAATCAGCTATTTTTATCAGGTTTTGACGAGCCGGTCTTAAAAGAGCAAAACCGGGTAAAGTGATTCAAGTTACCATTGATTAATTTGTTTTATATACTGCCTTCTCTTCTTCAGGAATACGAATACATAGAAGAAGCAGTGCATTACATAAACTTGCTAATACTGCTGTAAAAATTGCATTACAGAGCAAAGGTATACTCAGCATTTCTATCGCCACGGCAATATAATTAGGATGCTTTACAAATCTATACGGTCCCGTGCGTAAGGGTTTATTTCCGGGAATCACTAAAATCCTTGTATTCCAATAATTCCCCAAACTAATAATACACCAATACCGAAGAATTTGTGCATTTATCAATAATATACCCCAAATATACCAATACCTATTTATCGTCCAGCCATTAACATAACATTCTAATATCCAGCCTAAAATCCAGCTGGTATGCAGAATAAAAAACATGTAATAATGACCTGCTCCATATTCGAGTGCTCCAAGTTTTATTACCGCTTTGCGATTGCGGTTAGCAATATAGAGTTCAACGGCCCTTTGACAAATAATGATTGCTGCTAAAATAAAAATTATTGCTTTTACCATTTAAATAGCACCTGCTCCGCACTAAACCCAGGACCTAAAGCTAACAGTACACCGTACTTTCCTTCTTTTATATTTTGGGACATAAAATCCTTTATTTCAAATAAAATAGAAGCACTTGACATATTCCCAAAGTCGTGCAAATTTTGCCTTGCATATCGTAGTGCCTCGTCTGTCAAGCCAAGGCTTTCTTTATAAGCCTCTATGACTTTTGCTCCACCCGGATGGACAATATAATGCTCTATTTCTTTTGATTCTATCGTCCAAGCATTACAAGCCTTATTTAGTAATTCCGGCAAACATTTTTTTATAATGTGCGGGATAGTTTTAGAAAACCGAACCTTCAAGCCAGTTTCTATAATATCCCATCCCATAATGTCTGCCGAGTTAGGAAATAAATGGCTAAAACTATCTACTATTTCTGGTCCTTTCCCTCCTACTGACAGTAATACAGCAGCTGCCCCATCACTAAAAATGCTAGCACCTACTAAATTAGCTTTTGAGAAATCATCTCGTTGGAAAGTTAGGCTGCATAACTCTAATGCCACTAATAATACCGATTTCCCTTTTGTTATTCCAGCTATTTCCGCCGCCCGTGCTAAGCCTGATACGCCGCCGGCGCACCCCAGTCCCCAGATAGGAATACGTTTACTATTCTCTGGCAAACCAAGTTTTTGTGTTAGACTGGCATCAATAGTAGGTGTAGCAATTCCTGTAGACGAAACAAAAATGATTGCCCCGATATCTTTAGGCTCTACTCCAGCCTCTGTCATAGCT containing:
- a CDS encoding 3-oxoacyl-[acyl-carrier-protein] synthase III C-terminal domain-containing protein, with protein sequence MGNIKIQAIGTATPQYAISQEEGKAFAFRAFGQSYKDINRLLAVFDNSHISKRYVSMPLHWYQEEHSFTEANRIYQLVGIDLVEKASRAAMTEAGVEPKDIGAIIFVSSTGIATPTIDASLTQKLGLPENSKRIPIWGLGCAGGVSGLARAAEIAGITKGKSVLLVALELCSLTFQRDDFSKANLVGASIFSDGAAAVLLSVGGKGPEIVDSFSHLFPNSADIMGWDIIETGLKVRFSKTIPHIIKKCLPELLNKACNAWTIESKEIEHYIVHPGGAKVIEAYKESLGLTDEALRYARQNLHDFGNMSSASILFEIKDFMSQNIKEGKYGVLLALGPGFSAEQVLFKW
- a CDS encoding ferritin-like domain-containing protein; the encoded protein is MAKKTDESQAEKHTKSWCALPDHYPEPKVIQPNFFYATLLLEDYAGNVSELTAINQYMHHHFMFDDQYEDLAELEECIAIIEMHHLELLAESILLLGVDPKYRTITNNCPIFWDASYVFYGADICDRLASDIAAEKQAIKQYRKHHFLIEDIHIKGLLERIIKDEEYHLKLFTQAASHFCPDLLRNIEECLEKND
- a CDS encoding isoprenylcysteine carboxylmethyltransferase family protein: MVKAIIFILAAIIICQRAVELYIANRNRKAVIKLGALEYGAGHYYMFFILHTSWILGWILECYVNGWTINRYWYIWGILLINAQILRYWCIISLGNYWNTRILVIPGNKPLRTGPYRFVKHPNYIAVAIEMLSIPLLCNAIFTAVLASLCNALLLLCIRIPEEEKAVYKTN